One Candidatus Methylomirabilota bacterium genomic region harbors:
- a CDS encoding glycosyltransferase family 4 protein — MSKMTIGSVNGRPMRTILFYRNFRGFTGGHLKVYDYFNHVRASSGYRPRIWFSRDTIWDGSNPWLALKEQGLEAWPPVDPDLLFLAGLDWLILDPDRRDRSSIPIINLIQGAEHALPDNPRYPFLQHKAIRICVSEEVAAAIRDTRRTNGPVFVIPCGLDLGPLPSPMADADKDVDLVIAAMKQADLGRQVKRRLDRPGRRIELLTTRLSRPDFLSWVNRAKVVVVLPRRVEGFGLPALEGMALGTVVVCPDVIGNRSLCLPGENCFRPEYTLEGIVEAAESALRLPPDQRRRMVEQGRLTPGRHGLPQERQAFLEILDRADQLM; from the coding sequence ATGAGCAAGATGACAATTGGTAGCGTGAACGGGCGGCCCATGCGGACGATTCTCTTCTACAGGAACTTTCGGGGCTTCACCGGCGGACACCTCAAGGTGTACGATTATTTCAATCATGTCAGGGCGTCGTCCGGGTATCGTCCCCGGATCTGGTTCTCAAGGGACACGATCTGGGACGGAAGCAATCCATGGCTGGCCCTCAAAGAGCAGGGCCTCGAGGCCTGGCCGCCGGTCGATCCGGATCTGCTCTTTCTGGCCGGCTTGGACTGGTTGATCCTGGATCCTGATCGGCGGGACCGTTCGTCGATTCCGATCATCAATCTGATCCAGGGCGCAGAACATGCCCTACCAGACAACCCGCGGTATCCGTTTTTGCAGCACAAGGCGATCCGGATCTGTGTCAGTGAGGAGGTCGCGGCGGCCATTCGCGACACACGCCGGACGAATGGACCGGTCTTTGTGATCCCGTGCGGGTTGGATCTTGGGCCGCTTCCCTCCCCGATGGCGGATGCCGACAAGGACGTTGACCTCGTCATCGCGGCGATGAAGCAGGCCGACCTGGGACGTCAGGTAAAACGGCGCCTGGATCGACCGGGCCGGCGGATCGAGCTGTTGACGACGCGGCTCTCGAGGCCGGATTTTCTGAGCTGGGTCAATCGGGCGAAGGTCGTCGTGGTCCTCCCCAGGCGCGTGGAGGGATTTGGTCTCCCCGCCCTGGAAGGGATGGCGCTGGGTACCGTGGTTGTCTGCCCCGATGTGATCGGCAACCGCTCGCTCTGCCTGCCGGGCGAGAACTGTTTCCGGCCGGAGTATACGCTGGAAGGGATCGTGGAGGCCGCCGAGAGCGCGTTGCGCCTGCCGCCGGATCAACGCCGTCGGATGGTGGAACAGGGCCGCTTGACGCCAGGCCGGCACGGCCTCCCGCAGGAACGGCAGGCATTTTTGGAGATTCTGGACCGGGCGGATCAGTTGATGTGA
- a CDS encoding sulfotransferase yields the protein MKIAFIIGCARSGTSILGELIGAHPEVAYIFEAHQVWEQAGFGVNGSHRLTAAHATPEVTLAIRQWFEARQGQAARIVEKNPRNSLRVPFLRAVFPEAGIIHIVRDGRDVACSMVPGCGGSEWSHLKPPSWQTFFTTSQGPIRCALAWKEILEIALSDLRDVSHLQIRYEDLVADPRRVSERVLTYLGLPFHPAVEAFCGRIQNVSAGSYHARHQVTWFRPDHRVRAGRWRENLSRDEQHQITTLLSPLLTRLGYPVD from the coding sequence GTGAAGATCGCGTTCATCATCGGCTGCGCCAGATCGGGGACCAGTATCCTCGGGGAGCTGATCGGCGCCCATCCCGAGGTCGCCTACATCTTTGAGGCCCATCAGGTCTGGGAGCAGGCCGGCTTCGGCGTCAACGGGAGCCACCGGCTGACGGCGGCGCATGCGACGCCGGAGGTCACGCTGGCGATCCGGCAGTGGTTCGAGGCCCGGCAGGGCCAGGCGGCGCGCATTGTCGAGAAGAATCCCAGGAACAGCCTCCGGGTGCCGTTTCTCAGGGCTGTGTTTCCCGAGGCCGGGATCATCCATATTGTGCGGGACGGCCGGGATGTCGCCTGCTCGATGGTGCCGGGCTGCGGCGGCAGCGAGTGGTCTCACCTGAAACCCCCCTCCTGGCAGACCTTCTTCACGACCTCTCAGGGACCGATCCGGTGCGCCCTGGCCTGGAAAGAGATCCTGGAGATCGCGCTTTCGGATCTGCGGGATGTCTCGCATCTGCAGATCCGCTACGAAGATCTGGTCGCCGACCCACGCCGGGTGAGCGAGCGTGTGCTGACCTACCTGGGACTCCCGTTCCACCCGGCCGTGGAGGCGTTTTGCGGGCGTATTCAGAACGTCAGCGCCGGCTCGTACCATGCCCGGCATCAGGTCACCTGGTTTCGACCGGATCACCGGGTCCGGGCGGGCCGGTGGCGTGAGAATCTGAGCCGGGATGAACAGCACCAGATCACGACGCTGCTCTCCCCCCTCCTCACCCGCCTGGGCTACCCCGTCGATTAA